The following are from one region of the Thiocapsa rosea genome:
- a CDS encoding Rap1a/Tai family immunity protein, producing the protein MTSSYRQAPAMLAALLATAVIASPASAAQDADFHYDSTENLYRICSLAPDADGHLIASFACRAFLEATVQYHDGVTARNGLKRLICYPQGATIEDARDAFVAWAQANAENKELMGEQPVKGVVRALAAKYPCKGKK; encoded by the coding sequence ATGACGAGTTCTTACCGACAAGCGCCCGCAATGCTCGCGGCACTGCTTGCAACCGCGGTGATTGCATCCCCCGCCAGCGCGGCGCAGGACGCGGACTTCCACTACGACTCGACCGAGAACCTGTATCGGATCTGCTCGCTTGCACCCGATGCGGACGGGCATCTGATCGCCTCTTTTGCCTGCCGTGCCTTTCTCGAGGCGACCGTGCAGTATCACGACGGTGTCACGGCACGCAACGGGTTGAAACGTCTCATCTGTTATCCCCAAGGCGCGACGATCGAGGATGCCCGCGATGCGTTCGTTGCTTGGGCGCAGGCGAATGCAGAGAACAAGGAGTTGATGGGCGAGCAACCCGTGAAGGGCGTGGTGCGTGCGCTTGCAGCCAAGTATCCTTGCAAAGGCAAGAAATAG
- a CDS encoding glycine zipper family protein, giving the protein MKVTTVTAAFACIVLLGGCGSTTTSRVATGTGMGAASGAVIGSFSGNAGRGALIGAGVGALGGVLVDEHQRGSFSNN; this is encoded by the coding sequence ATGAAAGTCACCACAGTTACGGCTGCGTTCGCCTGCATCGTCCTGCTCGGCGGATGCGGGAGCACGACCACCTCCCGTGTCGCGACAGGCACCGGCATGGGCGCAGCCAGCGGCGCCGTCATAGGATCCTTCAGCGGCAATGCCGGTCGCGGCGCGCTCATCGGTGCCGGCGTGGGTGCCTTGGGCGGGGTGCTCGTTGACGAGCATCAGCGCGGCAGCTTCAGCAACAACTGA
- a CDS encoding RNA recognition motif domain-containing protein, with translation MRIYVGNLTYSVTDDDLREVFGAFGDLAAAEVIKDKFSGQSKGFGFVDMPNNSEADAAIKALNETDFKGRKLTVNEARPRAERPRGGGGGGRY, from the coding sequence ATGAGGATCTACGTAGGAAACCTGACCTATAGCGTGACCGACGACGACCTGCGGGAAGTCTTCGGGGCGTTCGGTGATCTTGCGGCGGCGGAGGTGATCAAGGATAAGTTTTCCGGTCAGTCCAAAGGCTTCGGGTTCGTCGATATGCCCAACAACTCGGAGGCGGATGCGGCCATCAAGGCGCTGAACGAAACCGACTTCAAGGGACGCAAACTCACCGTCAACGAGGCACGTCCGCGTGCCGAACGTCCACGCGGCGGTGGGGGTGGGGGGCGCTACTGA
- the ubiD gene encoding 4-hydroxy-3-polyprenylbenzoate decarboxylase: MKYHDLRDFIDQLEQRGELKRIRVEVDPYLEVTEICDRTLRAGGPALLFERPKGSKIPLLGNLFGTTRRVALGMGEESVEALREVGKLLAFLKEPDPPKGMKEAWQSLPIFKKVLDMAPKVRRNAPCQEVEFSGDQVDLGRLPIQHCWPGDAARLITWGLVITKGPEKARHNLGIYRMQVLGRNRVIMRWLAHRGGALDFRDWQRAHPGKPFPVTVALGADPATILGAVTPVPDTLSEYAFAGLLRGSRTELAACKESDLQVPASAEIVLEGHIDPDDRAPEGPFGDHTGYYNEVGEFPVFTIERITQRREPIYHSTYTGRPPDEPAILGVALNEVFVPILQKQFPEIQDFYLPPEGCSYRLAVVSIKKQYPGHAKRVMMGVWSFLRQFMYTKFVIIVDDDVCTRDWQDVIWAMTTRMDPARDTVMIENTPIDYLDFASPVSGLGSKIGFDATNKWPGETTREWGSPIRMDEAVRERVDVIWDSLGIGPRVGTTEGEAGKRHR, from the coding sequence ATGAAGTACCACGACCTGCGTGATTTTATCGATCAGCTCGAGCAGCGCGGCGAGCTGAAACGCATCCGGGTCGAGGTCGACCCCTATCTCGAGGTGACCGAAATCTGCGACCGGACGCTGCGGGCCGGTGGGCCGGCACTGTTGTTCGAGCGACCGAAGGGGTCGAAGATCCCCTTGCTGGGCAACCTATTCGGGACGACGCGCCGCGTGGCACTCGGCATGGGGGAGGAATCGGTCGAGGCGTTGCGCGAGGTCGGCAAGCTGCTGGCCTTTCTAAAAGAGCCGGATCCGCCGAAGGGGATGAAGGAGGCGTGGCAGTCGCTGCCGATCTTCAAGAAGGTGTTGGACATGGCCCCGAAGGTTCGGCGCAACGCGCCCTGCCAGGAGGTCGAATTCAGCGGGGATCAAGTCGATCTGGGGCGCCTGCCCATTCAACATTGCTGGCCGGGGGACGCCGCGCGGCTGATCACCTGGGGCCTAGTCATCACCAAGGGGCCGGAGAAGGCGCGCCACAACCTCGGCATCTATCGCATGCAGGTGCTCGGGCGCAACCGGGTCATCATGCGCTGGCTCGCCCACCGCGGCGGGGCACTGGACTTTCGCGACTGGCAACGCGCCCATCCCGGCAAGCCATTCCCGGTGACCGTCGCACTCGGGGCCGATCCTGCGACGATTCTCGGCGCGGTCACACCGGTGCCGGACACCTTGTCCGAATACGCCTTCGCCGGCCTGCTGCGCGGCAGCCGCACCGAGTTGGCGGCCTGCAAGGAGTCCGATCTTCAGGTCCCGGCCAGCGCCGAGATCGTGCTCGAAGGCCATATCGACCCGGACGACAGGGCACCGGAAGGGCCTTTCGGCGACCACACGGGGTACTACAACGAGGTCGGCGAGTTTCCGGTCTTCACCATCGAGCGCATCACTCAACGCCGCGAGCCCATCTATCACAGCACCTACACCGGACGCCCCCCCGACGAGCCGGCCATTCTGGGCGTGGCCTTGAACGAGGTCTTCGTGCCCATCCTCCAGAAACAGTTTCCCGAGATCCAGGACTTCTATCTGCCGCCGGAGGGTTGTTCGTATCGCCTGGCGGTCGTCAGCATCAAGAAGCAATATCCGGGGCATGCCAAACGGGTGATGATGGGGGTCTGGTCGTTCTTGCGTCAGTTCATGTATACCAAGTTCGTCATCATCGTGGACGACGACGTCTGTACGCGCGACTGGCAGGATGTGATCTGGGCGATGACGACCCGCATGGATCCGGCGCGCGACACGGTGATGATCGAGAATACGCCGATTGACTATCTGGATTTTGCCTCTCCGGTCTCGGGGCTGGGATCGAAGATCGGCTTCGATGCCACGAACAAGTGGCCGGGGGAGACGACGCGCGAGTGGGGAAGCCCGATCAGGATGGACGAGGCGGTACGCGAACGGGTCGACGTGATCTGGGACAGCCTCGGCATCGGCCCTCGGGTCGGAACGACGGAGGGCGAGGCGGGTAAACGACATCGGTAG
- the prlC gene encoding oligopeptidase A gives MTNPLLETTGLPAFSRIRPEHVEPAIDVCLADCRAEIERLTHAVPVPTWENFVEPLDEIDDRLSRAWSPVGHLNGVLNSDELRAAYNACLPKLSDYGTEVGQNEDLFRGYQAVAAQEHLNPAQRKLLENALRDFHLSGVDLPAEKKARYKAISQELSQLTTKYSENVLDATNAWSKLIEDEAQLAGLPESALGLARQNAEQRGQTGWLFTLDLPSYMPVMTYADNRELRFELYQAYGTRASEQGPHAGQWDNSEIMERILALRHELAGLLGFANYAERSLATKMARSPDDVLAFLNDLADRSVDQARKELAELTAFAREQHNVETLEPWDVGYYAEKLRLHRYQISQEELRPYFPISRVLSGLFGVVERLFGVKIQEAEAFDTYHPDVRFFEIRDGASGALRGQFYLDPFARQNKRGGAWMDVCTNRMHTSRCDQLPVAYLVCNFTPPVGGKPSLLTHNEVETLFHEFGHGLHHMLTKVDYPGVAGINGVPWDAVELPSQFMENWCWERESLDLFAAHWETGASIPQDLYERMTAAKNFQSAMQMVRQLEFALFDFRLHLEYDPAKGGRVYEIIEEVRDRVAVIRPPAFNRFAHAFSHIFAGGYAAGYYSYKWAEVLSADAFSLFEETGVFDADTGRSFRENILEKGGSEDAMVLYVRFRGREPNTDALLRHSGIAA, from the coding sequence ATGACGAACCCATTGCTCGAGACCACCGGCCTCCCGGCCTTTTCCCGGATCCGTCCCGAACACGTCGAGCCCGCCATCGACGTCTGTCTCGCCGACTGTCGTGCCGAGATCGAGCGTCTGACCCACGCGGTCCCGGTGCCGACCTGGGAGAACTTCGTCGAGCCGCTGGACGAGATCGACGACCGCCTGAGTCGCGCCTGGTCGCCGGTCGGGCACCTCAACGGCGTGCTCAACAGCGACGAGCTGCGCGCGGCCTACAACGCCTGCCTGCCGAAGCTCAGCGATTACGGCACCGAGGTCGGGCAGAACGAGGATCTCTTCCGCGGCTACCAGGCGGTCGCCGCGCAAGAGCATCTGAACCCGGCACAGCGCAAGCTGTTGGAGAACGCGCTGCGCGACTTTCATCTCTCGGGTGTCGACCTGCCCGCCGAGAAGAAGGCCCGCTACAAAGCCATCAGTCAGGAGCTCTCCCAGCTCACGACCAAGTATTCCGAGAACGTGCTCGACGCCACCAACGCCTGGAGCAAGCTGATCGAGGACGAGGCACAGCTCGCGGGCCTGCCCGAATCCGCGCTTGGGCTGGCCCGGCAGAACGCCGAACAACGGGGCCAGACCGGCTGGCTCTTCACGCTCGACCTGCCCTCCTACATGCCGGTCATGACCTATGCGGACAATCGCGAGCTGCGCTTCGAGCTGTATCAGGCTTACGGCACACGCGCCTCCGAACAGGGGCCGCATGCCGGACAGTGGGACAACAGCGAGATCATGGAGCGCATCCTGGCGCTGCGTCACGAGCTGGCCGGGCTGCTGGGATTTGCAAACTATGCCGAGCGTTCGCTCGCGACCAAGATGGCCCGCTCGCCGGACGACGTGCTCGCCTTCCTGAACGACCTGGCCGACCGCTCGGTCGACCAGGCCCGCAAGGAGCTCGCGGAGCTTACGGCGTTCGCGCGCGAGCAGCACAACGTCGAGACGCTGGAGCCGTGGGACGTCGGCTATTACGCCGAGAAGCTGCGCCTGCACCGCTATCAAATCAGCCAGGAAGAGCTGCGCCCCTACTTCCCGATTTCGCGGGTGCTGTCTGGTCTCTTCGGCGTCGTCGAGCGCCTGTTCGGGGTCAAGATCCAGGAGGCGGAGGCGTTCGACACCTACCACCCGGACGTGCGCTTCTTCGAGATCCGCGACGGCGCATCCGGGGCGCTGCGCGGCCAATTCTATCTCGATCCCTTCGCACGGCAGAACAAGCGCGGCGGGGCCTGGATGGACGTCTGCACCAACCGGATGCACACCAGTCGCTGCGACCAGCTCCCGGTCGCCTACCTGGTGTGCAACTTCACCCCGCCGGTCGGCGGCAAGCCCTCGCTGCTGACCCACAACGAGGTCGAGACACTCTTCCACGAGTTCGGCCACGGCCTGCACCACATGCTGACCAAGGTCGACTATCCCGGTGTCGCCGGGATCAACGGGGTACCGTGGGACGCGGTCGAGCTGCCCAGTCAGTTCATGGAGAACTGGTGCTGGGAGCGCGAATCGCTCGACCTCTTCGCCGCCCATTGGGAGACCGGCGCATCCATCCCGCAGGATCTCTACGAGCGCATGACCGCGGCGAAGAACTTCCAGTCGGCCATGCAGATGGTGCGGCAACTGGAATTCGCGCTGTTTGATTTCCGCCTGCATCTGGAATACGACCCGGCCAAGGGCGGGCGTGTCTACGAGATCATCGAGGAGGTCCGCGACCGGGTCGCCGTCATCCGCCCGCCCGCCTTCAACCGCTTCGCCCACGCCTTCTCGCACATCTTCGCGGGCGGCTACGCGGCGGGCTATTACAGCTACAAATGGGCCGAGGTCCTGTCGGCGGACGCCTTCTCGCTGTTCGAGGAAACCGGTGTTTTCGATGCAGATACCGGCCGATCCTTCCGCGAAAATATCCTTGAGAAGGGCGGATCCGAAGACGCCATGGTGCTCTATGTGCGGTTTCGGGGGCGCGAGCCGAATACGGATGCCTTGCTGCGCCATTCCGGCATCGCGGCTTAA
- a CDS encoding CNP1-like family protein, which produces MTPPRQLPSVLPPRHRFFWDTLLLLHLLLLAMPVSAAENAFVNNAEPPVPSSVRPGTPWQESNTALPPWPQDADLVELVPDGPDAGLRYFIDTRNLQIGSDDVVRFTLVAEGSNGNRNLSVEGIRCTPRGAYKIYAYGAGNGFVPIASDEWLPIPAHGGERWRHDLWRFHFCIPQAFAPRPKIDMVRSLKGRISPRQNMGFLPD; this is translated from the coding sequence ATGACACCTCCCCGCCAGCTTCCATCGGTCCTCCCGCCCCGGCATCGTTTTTTCTGGGACACCCTTCTTTTGCTGCATCTTCTTCTGCTCGCAATGCCCGTATCGGCCGCGGAGAACGCCTTCGTGAACAACGCCGAGCCGCCCGTGCCTTCGAGCGTTCGACCGGGCACACCTTGGCAGGAATCGAACACCGCGCTCCCGCCTTGGCCGCAGGACGCGGATCTGGTCGAGCTGGTCCCGGATGGACCCGATGCAGGCTTGCGGTATTTCATCGACACCCGCAACCTGCAGATCGGCTCCGACGATGTCGTGCGCTTTACGCTCGTCGCGGAGGGCAGCAACGGGAACCGCAACCTCTCGGTGGAGGGCATCCGCTGCACGCCGCGGGGCGCCTACAAGATCTATGCCTACGGTGCCGGCAACGGGTTCGTTCCGATTGCCTCGGACGAATGGCTGCCGATCCCCGCCCACGGCGGGGAGCGCTGGCGCCACGACCTGTGGCGGTTTCACTTCTGCATCCCGCAGGCCTTCGCGCCGCGCCCGAAGATCGACATGGTCCGCTCGCTCAAGGGCCGCATCTCGCCGCGCCAGAACATGGGTTTTCTGCCGGACTGA
- the smc gene encoding chromosome segregation protein SMC — MRLEKIRLAGFKSFVDPTTVLFPGNLVGVVGPNGCGKSNVIDAVRWVMGESSAKMLRGESMADVIFNGSTGRKPVGTASIELVFDNADGGVGGAYAAFNQISVKRQVSRDGQSAYFLNGTRCRRRDIQDLFLGTGLGPRSYAIIEQGMISRIIEARPEDLRIFLEEAAGISKYKERRRETESRMRQTRENLDRLDDLRDEVNKQIQHLERQAASAERYTQLKAEERRLDLELKALRWQALDEEIRAREQRLAETETRTEAGLAQQRRIEADIEARRADYQSASETFNGVQGRFYAVGSEIARAEQAIQFANEARGRREGELVRLDQEIGEAEDHLERDRGRLAEIDRNLARDDPELTGADQALAAAVLSVAGAEDRLKQWERLWDDFSREAAGPSEQAQAERARINALEQRSDRDRDRLRRLDEDLARLQGLELEDRFLQLVERESRLEAALADMEARHETYGADLSERDGAIATLASQIDRVRTLLQQARGRLASLAALQDEALADTDADDGRADWLADAGLADAARLIDRIEVDPDWQRAVEVLLGDAVRAVGIPNLDGALAGGDPPPGLVLLETRGNAESQVEGTPDLDSATAARAILAHVRAPWALDGLLGRVRTVDRLADAVAMRDTLGSAEQWVTPEGARVGRDWLSTPPVRAQGGVIARAEAIKVLGAEIADHQGREVGLCAEQERLRTARTLAQEERADAGRQLTALGRELAQLKAELASLRAKREHRQDRLQALGAERDELQEQMAEALEEMEEARERLHEHLSLVETLAERRETMQAEREVLRTALAAARDEERGCRERSQGLRVSVESNRAARAATQQSLARIQERRSMLHERRAELLDALEESVEPLAEQRARLDEQLVLRVEVEQALAAARNRLEVLDGEVRALDQARQRLEQEGRLGRGELDRQRLEHQERLVRRQTFAEQIAETGQTPLDVLAETDPAANESQWQEALAKTGARLQRLGPVNLAAVDEFRQQAERKVYLDAQHEDISRSLETLEQAIRKIDRETRNRFRETYDQVNQGFQLLFPRLFGGGHASLDLTDEDLLETGVTVMARPPGKRNSSIHLLSGGEKALTAVALVFAIFELNPAPFCMLDEVDAPLDDANVGRFCELVRSMSDRVQFVFISHNKVTMEIADHLLGVTMHEPGVSRLVSVDVDEAVRLAAVS, encoded by the coding sequence ATGCGTCTTGAAAAGATCCGACTGGCCGGCTTCAAATCCTTCGTGGATCCCACGACGGTGCTCTTTCCCGGCAATCTGGTCGGTGTCGTCGGTCCCAATGGCTGCGGCAAATCCAACGTCATCGATGCGGTGCGTTGGGTCATGGGCGAGAGCTCCGCGAAGATGCTGCGCGGCGAGTCGATGGCCGACGTCATCTTCAACGGCAGCACCGGTCGCAAGCCGGTGGGGACGGCCAGCATCGAGCTGGTGTTCGACAATGCCGACGGCGGGGTGGGCGGCGCCTATGCCGCCTTCAATCAGATCTCGGTCAAGCGTCAGGTCTCGCGCGACGGTCAGTCGGCCTATTTCCTGAACGGGACGCGCTGCCGTCGGCGCGATATCCAAGACCTCTTTCTCGGCACGGGTCTCGGTCCGCGCTCCTACGCCATCATCGAGCAGGGCATGATCTCGCGCATCATCGAGGCGCGGCCCGAGGATCTGCGGATCTTTCTGGAGGAGGCCGCGGGGATCTCCAAGTACAAGGAGCGCCGCCGCGAGACCGAGAGCCGCATGCGCCAAACCCGCGAGAACCTGGATCGGCTCGACGATCTGCGCGACGAGGTCAACAAACAGATCCAGCACCTGGAGCGCCAAGCCGCCTCCGCCGAGCGCTACACCCAGCTCAAGGCCGAGGAGCGGCGTCTGGACCTGGAGCTCAAGGCGTTGCGCTGGCAGGCACTCGACGAGGAGATCCGCGCCCGCGAGCAGCGCCTGGCCGAGACCGAGACCCGGACCGAGGCGGGGCTCGCGCAGCAGCGCCGGATCGAGGCCGATATCGAGGCGCGGCGTGCCGACTATCAGAGCGCCTCGGAGACCTTCAACGGGGTACAGGGCCGTTTTTACGCCGTGGGCTCGGAGATTGCGCGGGCCGAGCAGGCGATCCAGTTCGCCAACGAGGCGCGCGGGCGGCGCGAAGGCGAGCTGGTGCGGCTCGATCAGGAGATCGGCGAGGCCGAGGACCACTTGGAACGCGACCGGGGTCGTCTTGCCGAGATCGATCGCAACCTCGCCCGCGACGATCCCGAGCTGACGGGCGCGGATCAGGCATTGGCTGCAGCTGTGCTGAGCGTGGCGGGCGCCGAGGATCGGCTCAAGCAGTGGGAGCGTCTCTGGGACGACTTCAGTCGGGAGGCCGCCGGGCCGTCTGAGCAGGCCCAGGCGGAGCGTGCCCGGATCAACGCACTGGAGCAACGCAGCGACCGCGATCGGGACCGACTGCGGCGCTTGGACGAGGATCTCGCACGTCTGCAGGGGCTGGAGCTCGAGGATCGGTTTCTGCAGCTCGTCGAGCGCGAGAGCCGATTGGAGGCCGCACTCGCGGATATGGAAGCGCGTCACGAGACCTACGGCGCGGACTTGTCCGAGCGTGACGGGGCGATCGCGACGCTCGCCTCGCAGATCGATCGGGTCCGCACCCTGTTGCAGCAAGCCCGGGGTCGGCTGGCCTCGCTCGCTGCCCTGCAGGACGAGGCCCTCGCCGACACGGATGCCGACGACGGCCGTGCCGACTGGCTGGCCGACGCGGGACTCGCCGATGCCGCGCGTCTGATCGATCGGATCGAGGTCGATCCGGATTGGCAGCGAGCGGTCGAGGTCTTGCTCGGGGACGCGGTTCGCGCGGTCGGCATCCCGAATCTCGATGGTGCGCTCGCGGGCGGCGATCCGCCTCCGGGTCTGGTGCTCTTGGAGACGCGCGGCAATGCCGAGAGTCAAGTCGAGGGGACACCCGACCTGGACAGCGCAACCGCGGCTCGGGCGATCCTCGCGCATGTTCGCGCACCTTGGGCGCTCGACGGCCTGCTCGGTCGGGTCCGTACCGTCGATCGGCTCGCCGACGCCGTGGCGATGCGCGACACCCTGGGCTCGGCCGAGCAATGGGTCACGCCCGAGGGTGCGCGGGTCGGACGCGACTGGTTGAGCACGCCGCCGGTGCGGGCGCAGGGGGGTGTCATCGCGCGTGCGGAGGCGATCAAGGTGCTCGGCGCGGAGATCGCCGATCACCAGGGCCGAGAGGTTGGGCTCTGCGCTGAGCAGGAACGTTTGCGCACGGCCCGAACACTGGCTCAAGAGGAGCGGGCCGACGCCGGACGACAATTGACGGCCCTGGGTCGCGAGCTCGCGCAGCTCAAGGCCGAACTCGCGAGTCTTCGCGCCAAGCGCGAGCACCGACAGGATCGGCTCCAGGCGCTGGGCGCCGAGCGCGACGAGCTGCAGGAGCAGATGGCCGAGGCACTGGAGGAGATGGAAGAGGCCCGCGAGCGTCTGCACGAGCATCTGTCCTTGGTCGAGACCCTGGCGGAACGACGCGAAACGATGCAGGCCGAGCGCGAGGTGCTGCGCACCGCGCTCGCTGCGGCTCGTGACGAGGAGCGAGGTTGCCGGGAGCGGAGCCAAGGCTTGCGCGTCAGCGTCGAGTCGAACCGCGCCGCGCGGGCGGCCACACAACAGAGCCTCGCGCGCATTCAGGAGCGCCGATCGATGCTGCACGAGCGCCGCGCCGAGCTGTTGGATGCGCTCGAGGAGAGTGTCGAGCCCTTGGCCGAGCAACGGGCGCGGCTCGACGAGCAGCTGGTGCTGCGGGTGGAGGTCGAGCAGGCGTTGGCCGCGGCACGCAATCGGCTCGAAGTCCTGGACGGCGAGGTGCGCGCGCTGGATCAGGCGCGTCAGCGTTTGGAGCAGGAGGGTCGGCTCGGTCGCGGCGAGCTCGATCGGCAGCGTTTGGAGCACCAGGAGCGCCTGGTCCGTCGTCAGACCTTTGCCGAGCAGATCGCCGAGACCGGGCAGACGCCGCTCGACGTCTTGGCCGAGACCGATCCCGCGGCGAACGAATCACAGTGGCAAGAGGCGCTCGCCAAGACCGGGGCACGTCTGCAGCGGCTCGGTCCGGTCAATCTGGCCGCCGTGGACGAATTCAGACAACAGGCCGAGCGCAAGGTCTATCTGGACGCCCAGCACGAGGACATCAGCCGCTCGCTCGAGACCCTGGAGCAGGCGATCCGCAAGATCGATCGCGAGACCCGCAACCGTTTCCGCGAGACCTACGATCAGGTCAATCAGGGGTTTCAGCTCCTGTTCCCGCGCCTCTTCGGCGGCGGTCACGCGAGCCTGGATCTCACCGACGAGGACCTGCTGGAAACCGGCGTCACCGTGATGGCGCGACCGCCCGGCAAGCGCAATTCGAGCATCCATCTGCTTTCGGGCGGGGAGAAGGCGCTCACCGCGGTGGCCCTGGTCTTTGCCATCTTCGAGCTCAACCCGGCACCCTTCTGCATGCTCGACGAGGTCGACGCGCCGCTCGACGACGCCAACGTCGGGCGTTTCTGCGAGCTGGTGCGCTCCATGTCCGACCGCGTCCAGTTCGTCTTCATCAGCCACAACAAGGTTACGATGGAGATCGCCGATCATCTGCTCGGCGTGACCATGCATGAGCCCGGCGTGTCGCGGCTCGTTTCGGTGGATGTCGACGAGGCGGTTCGGCTTGCGGCCGTTTCCTGA
- a CDS encoding cell division protein ZipA C-terminal FtsZ-binding domain-containing protein, with protein sequence MDANTIRLILIVVGALLVLALFLWERSRRGGDEDDDDDYEEADAPYGLSTGKREPRLGRGADDERGSEPDQARPGRSPAARSRRLDPESEAESDPDDALYSDDEPDTDMPADMEPLLIQLSVSARREPFAGPELMDAADICGLRPGRMDIFHCLDEFDHDTRIYFSMANMVKPGTFPFEGMEEFSTPGLMLFAQLDGRPEDITILEEMIATARKLASELDGEVLDETRRPLTVRKEEDLRQAVLDNERRWARTAER encoded by the coding sequence ATGGACGCCAATACTATCCGTCTCATCCTGATCGTCGTGGGAGCCCTGCTCGTCCTCGCCCTCTTTCTGTGGGAGCGCAGCCGTCGTGGCGGTGACGAGGACGATGACGACGACTACGAAGAGGCCGACGCACCCTATGGTCTTTCGACCGGCAAGCGCGAGCCGCGGCTCGGGCGCGGCGCCGACGACGAGCGCGGGAGCGAGCCCGATCAGGCTCGGCCCGGCCGATCCCCCGCCGCGCGTTCGCGCCGCCTCGATCCGGAGTCGGAGGCCGAATCCGACCCGGACGACGCCTTGTATTCGGACGACGAGCCGGATACGGACATGCCGGCGGACATGGAGCCGCTGTTGATTCAGCTCAGCGTCAGCGCGCGCCGTGAGCCCTTCGCCGGTCCGGAGTTGATGGATGCCGCCGATATCTGCGGTCTGCGTCCCGGCCGGATGGACATCTTCCACTGTCTGGACGAGTTCGACCACGACACGCGGATCTATTTCAGCATGGCCAACATGGTCAAGCCGGGGACCTTCCCCTTCGAGGGCATGGAAGAATTCTCGACTCCGGGTCTCATGCTCTTCGCCCAGCTCGACGGACGCCCTGAGGACATCACCATCCTCGAAGAGATGATTGCCACGGCCCGCAAGCTCGCCAGCGAACTCGACGGCGAGGTGCTCGACGAGACACGCCGTCCGCTCACGGTGAGGAAGGAAGAGGACCTGCGCCAAGCCGTGCTCGACAACGAGCGCCGATGGGCACGCACGGCGGAGCGTTGA